The following are from one region of the Mustela lutreola isolate mMusLut2 chromosome 7, mMusLut2.pri, whole genome shotgun sequence genome:
- the LOC131837127 gene encoding olfactory receptor 4K15-like, with translation MDQGNYSRVAEFVLLGLSSSWELQYFFFVLFNFLYITIVLGNLLIVLTVISEPALHTPMYIMLSNLSVLDVFLATYATPKMIHDFLHESKTISFEGCMAQIFLLHVFAGGEMVLLVAMAYDRYVAICKPLHYATIMNLCKCTGLVVGSWAIGIMHSLSQLAFTINLPFCGPNIVDSYYCDLTLVIKLACTDTYVPEVLMLLDSGLMGVTSFLLLLISYMVILITVQRHSSVGMAKARSILTAHIIVVTLFFGPCIIIYAWPFSNFPVDKVLSVFSTVFTPILNPIIYTLRNKEVKSAMHKLKIRYVSSKLLSQLSLTR, from the coding sequence ATGGATCAAGGAAACTATTCTAGGGTGGCTGAGTTTGTGTTGCTGGGACTCTCTAGTTCCTGGGAACTACAGTATTTCTTCTTCGTGTTGTTTAACTTCTTGTACATCACCATTGTGCTGGGCAATCTCCTCATTGTCCTTACTGTGATTTCTGAACCTGCCCTGCACACACCCATGTATATCATGCTCAGTAACCTTTCTGTTCTTGATGTGTTTCTAGCCACTTATGCAACCCCCAAGATGATTCATGATTTCCTTCATGAATCTAAGACTATCTCCTTTGAGGGCTGCATGGCTCAGATATTCTTGCTCCATGTCTTTGCTGGTGGTGAGATGGTACTTCTTGTAGCCATGGCTTATGACAGGTATGTAGCCATATGCAAACCTCTCCACTATGCAACCATCATGAACTTGTGCAAGTGTACAGGCCTGGTGGTAGGATCCTGGGCCATTGGGATCATGCACTCCCTGAGCCAGTTAGCTTTCACTATAAACTTGCCTTTCTGTGGCCCAAACATAGTGGATAGTTATTACTGTGACCTTACATTGGTCATTAAACTTGCCTGCACAGATACTTATGTCCCTGAAGTGTTGATGCTTTTGGACAGTGGTCTCATGGGAGTGACTTCATTCTTACTCTTGCTGATCTCCTACATGGTTATCCTAATCACTGTACAACGTCATTCCTCAGTGGGCATGGCCAAGGCCCGCAGCATTCTGACTGCCCACATCATTGTAGTGACTCTCTTTTTTGGGCCCTGTATCATCATTTATGCATGGCCTTTCAGCAACTTCCCAGTGGATAAAGTCCTTTCTGTGTTCTCTACAGTTTTTACACCTATATTGAACCCCATTATCTATACATTGAGAAATAAAGAGGTGAAATCAGCAATGCATAAATTGAAGATCCGGTATGTGAGTTCCAAGCTGCTCTCCCAACTGTCTCTCACAAGATAG